DNA sequence from the Terriglobia bacterium genome:
TATCATGCATTTCGCGCGTATATTGCGGCTGCTTCTCGACTCCTCGATGTGTTCGTCGCAATGAAAAAATTGCCACCCGTCGTATTCTGCCTTTCGTCCCCAAACATAAGAACGCTCTAAGTTGCCGTTCTTGGGTTTTCGAAAACTCGAACTGCTCCGGAACTGGCGTTCCGTTTTCTGCTCCAAGTGACAGATTGATTTCTGCTTTTGAGAAGAAGCGTACGAACAGAAAAGGAGACGTGAAATGATTCAATCTACCGGACGCGGTCTGAAGCTTGCGCTGACGATTATCGCCATTTTTTTAGGACAGGTCGTGCTCGCGAATGCAAATAGCCCGACCCCTCCCGCCGGCTTCATGCAGTCTACGTCTGTCATTCTGCATAACAGAATTACAGCCAATGGAGGTTTCTGTACTTTCAACAATACATCTATTGCCACTTGCTCGGTTCCTTGGTCAGGATCTTCTTTCGTAGACACGAACTACACTGCTGTTTGCACAAGCGATACCCTCGGGCTGATTGTAGGGATCACTGCCAAGTCTACAAGTGGCATCAATGTCAGGCTGCAAAGTGTTGGCGGTATATTAAATTCGGGCAACTTCCCCATATTGGAATGCGTCGGCATTCATGACTGATTGGATTTTTGGGACTTGGCCTGAATCTGGGTAATCACGGGATGGCGCATCTCTCCTCCGGGGGGATGCCACCCCCACTGAGCTCAATGTCGCTGAGGGCTAAAAGAGATTTCGGAGCGAAAGCCAAAGGGATTGGCTTCTCTGCTCGATGGATGTGAGGTCGCAAACCCCCGTCGGCCAGCAGGGTCCTAAGCGAATACGGCTAGTGATTGTTTTCCACACGCTAAATTCTACTTTGCCTTGGCTGAATCTGACGTGGGATTCCTCCCAGGAATGTCTTGGTTTCCCGGCGTTTTCCCGATTTCCCTTTGTCCACAAGCATGCTAGGCCAATCGTTGCTTGCGATTTTTCATGATATCTGTTCTGGCACACTAACTGCCCACTGGTGCGCGAATGAGCGAAATCTTGGTACGATAGAGGGTTTGATTCCAGCGAAAGGCAACTTCTGTATCAATGGCAGCCAAAATCTTCAAGAATTTTATCGGCGGCGAGTGGGTCGAATCGCGCAGCGGCCAGACCTATGAAAACCTGAACCCGGCGGACACGCGTGACGTGATTGGTGTATTCCAACGCTCAGACAAGCGTGACGTGGACGATGCGGTTTCCGCAGCCAAACAGGCTTTTGAGCGCTGGCGGCTGGTTCCCGCGCCCAAGCGCGCTGAGATCATCTACCGTGCCGGGGAAATCCTGCTGGAACGCAAGGAAGAGTACGCCCGCCTGATGACGCGTGAAATGGGCAAAGTTTTGAAAGAAACACGCGGTGACGTGCAGGAAGCCGTGGATACGGCCTACTACATGGCCGGCGAAGGACGGCGGCAGTTCGGCGTAACCGTGCCGTCAGAATTGCCCAACAAGTTTGCCATGGCCGTACGCATGCCTCTTGGCGTTTGCGGCATGATTGCGCCCTGGAATTTTCCCATGGCGATTCCGTCATGGAAGCTGCTGCCTGCTCTGGTCTGTGGCAATACATGCGTCATCAAGCCGGCGGAAGACACTCCGCTTTCAACGCTCAACCTGCTGAAGGCACTCACGGACGCAGGCTTGCCTAAAGGCGTGGTCAATGTTGTGACAGGATTTGGGCCTGAAGTCGGCGCGCCGATTGCCGAGCACGCCAGCGTTCAGGCAATTTCATTTACTGGATCGAGCGAGGTGGGGCGCATTGTGGGCGAAACCGCTGCACGGAGTTTCAAGCCATGCTCGCTGGAAATGGGCGGCAAGAACGCCATCATCATTCTGGACGACGCAAATCTCGATCTGGCGCTTGAGGGGGTTCTCTGGGGCGCGTTCGGCACGACTGGACAGCGTTGCACCGCTGCCAGCCGCGTGATCGTACAGAAAGGCGTGTATCGCCAGTTCGCGGACCGCTTGATTTATCGCGCGCAACGGCTCAAAGTGGGCAACGGCCAGGATGAAAGCGTGGAGATGGGCCCGCAAATCAACGAGCAGCAAGTGGCCACCACGGAAAAATACGTTCAGATTGGCAAAAATGAAGGCGCAAAGCTGGAAGCGGGGGGCAAGGCCCTGAACACCACTGACCATGCTTATGGATGGTTCTTTGAGCCGACTATCTTCACTGACGTGAATGAAAAAATGCGCGTGGCCCAGGAAGAGATCTTTGGGCCAGTGCTCAGCCTGATCCCGGTAGATAACTTTGACAAAGCAATCGAGATCGCCAATGGCGTGCCTTATGGCCTGTCTTCATCGGTATACACGCGAGACGTCAACAAGGCTTTCCGCGCCATGCGCGATATTTACGCCGGCATTACATACGTGAATGCTCCGACGATTGGAGCTGAAGTGCATCTGCCCTTCGGCGGGACCAAGGCAACCGGTAATGGACATCGCGAAGGCGGCCTGGGAGCAATCGATTTCTATACCCAATGGAAGTCGTGCTATATCGATTTTTCTGACCGACTGCAGAGGGCACAGATCGATACAGGAGAATAGGCGAATGGTTTCGGCTGCCGATCCGTCCCGCTCGCAACGGAAACCGTTCGCAACGATCTCCATCAACACCACGAGTAGTTCAGATTGCTCGTCGGGTCGCTCGCGGGCTTTTATTGCGCCCACCAGATACTCTCTTCGCGCGCATTCTAGGTGGCAGAGGGGACTGTATCAATATGTCCGCGGGAATTCCCAGTTCGCGGTGCAGCTTACGGATCATATTCAGCGAAAGCGGCCGAGCACCTCTCATTACTTCATAGACTCGAGTCCGCTGCCCAATGACTCCGATTAAAGACCGATAGTCCTTGCCTTGCTGCTCCAATCGAAACTTAATGGCGTCAATGGGGGTCGGCAAATCGATCGGATGATGCTCCCGCTCGTATGCCTCAATCAAGGGGACAAGGACATCGAGTTCATCGCCTTCCGGAGTCGCGGAAGCCGAGCCCCACAGCGCTTCTACTCGATGGAGCGCCGCGTCATAATCTGCTTCACTTCTGATCGGTCTTATGCGCATATTGCACCGTCCTAACATCAATCCGGTCGTATTCCTTGTGCGTTCCGAGCCATTTGATAAAAACAACCTTTCTCTGATAATCAATGGCGGTTACAAGTCGATAGTCATTTCCTTTAATGTTGAAGACAACGCGGTCTTTGCCAGCGATGCTTGCATTCCCATAACTCTTTTTGACCTCGGCCGGTGAGTTCCAATTTGCTGCTTGCGTTTCGTGAAACCACGCATCCAGAGCTGTTTTTACAGCCTTGTAGTCTTTGGAGGCGCGCAAAGATTCAGAAAAATCATTCAAAGTTCGACGCGCAATCACTCTCACGTCACTATCGTATATTATTAATAATATCCTGTACCCAAACTGGGCACAAATAAATTCTTGCAGGAAGGACCGGAGATGGCACTCGTGCGGCGATTGACACCCAAGAAACTTGAGAAGAGCGGGACTCATACCGAGTGGAGTGCACATATTCCATTGTGAATAACGAATATCTTCAGATCGACACATACGGCTCCTCGACGCGAGAGAGTCCGCCACGGTGAGCCAGACAATTCGCTTCGCGCCCGCGGCAATCCAGCAACTCAAAGCTCTGCTTGAGAAGCACTTTTTGACAAACATGACTGCCGGTGCCGTTGACACAACTGCAGGTGGATTAGATCGCCGTTAAATCGAAAGTTCTAAAAATCGTGCGTTAGAGCCAGCCTCTCGTGTCGAGAAGTGTCTACTCCGCACCGTGATGGCATCCAGCTTATAATGACTCGCAGGACTCCCGCGGCTTCTTGCCAATTGGCGCGAGAGCTGTTTTGTGCCCGATCAGAAACCGGATAAAAGCAATCGTTCACTCCCCCTGACGCAGCGGCGCGCCCTGCTGATTCCGCTGGCGCTGGGCATTGTCTTACTTTTCGGCGTCGTTTTTTCTCAACAAGCTTTTAACCTGAAGCAGCTCCGGCCAGATTCCGCCGGACAGACGTTGGGTTTGGTGGCGCTTTCAGCCCTGGTTTTTCTGCTGCTGGTGGTGCTCACCTTCGTCCTGTTTCGCAACCTGCTCAAGCTTTATGCCGAGCGGCGGCTTGGCGTGCTGGGTTCACGCTTCCGCACGCGCATGATGGTCGGCGCTTTGGTCCTGTCGTTTGCGCCTGCGATTGTGATGTTTATGTTCTCTTACGGACTGATGAACCGGTCGATCGACAAATGGTTTTCGAGTCCGGTAAACGCGTTGCACCAGGGCTCGGGACGCGTGGCGGCGCTGTTGACCGCCTCAACTGGAGACAGTGCACGCCACACTGCCATGGACATTGCGGAGTCTCCGGAAATTCAACGTGCGTTTGAGACTGCCAATTACTCTGGCGTGCTGCACGAATTTCGGCGTCACCAGAACACGCTGCAAAACGGCTTTGCCATGGCCATTCGAGATGACACGGCCGTGGCAAGCTGGAACCTGCCGCGTCCGTGGCCTGCGCTTCGCCAATCCCTTCCTGACTTAAAGAGCCTTCAACAGTCTCCGGAGAAGTGGGTCTATCAGAACGCGGAATATCTTGTAGCCATGGCGCCGGCGGGAAAGTCCGGGACGATCTTGATTGGGCTGCCGCTTCCCAAGGATTTTTCTCCAACGCTGGAGCAGATCAACCAGGACCAGCATGACTATGAAACGCTGGGACACGAGGCCAAGCGCATTCGTGGTTTGTACATGCTGCTGTTGACCATGTTGACCGTACTGGTTCTGTTTGTGGCTACATGGTCTTCATTGTTCGTCGCCAAGCTGGTCACGCGTCCGGTGGAAGCGCTGGCTGTGGCAACGCGCGAGATATCCCTGGGGCACCTGGGACACCGCGTTGAGGTTTCCGCCGCGGACGAACTGGGCGAACTGGTTTCTTCATTCAACAACATGGCTGGAGAGCTGGAATCCAGCCGCACCAAGATTGACGAGTCTGCCCGCGCGCTAACGGAGACAAACACTGAGCTGGAGCAGCGCCGCCGGCACATCGAAACAATTCTGGAAAGCATCCCCACCGGCGTGCTTTCCTTGGACCCTCAAAGGCGTGTCACGCACAGCAACGTGGCTTTCGGGCGGATGTTCTGGCCGAACGGCGGTGCGCCGGTGATCGGATCGACACTGCGCCAGGTCTTCGATGATGAAACGGCTTCCGACCTGGAGCATCTATTGCGCCGCGCTGACCGCATGTCAGTGACGGCTGCGCAATTTGAGATTCCCCTGGACAAAGACAAGCTCAATGTGAGCGTGACCGTTTCTTCCGTGCAGCATGGCAAACAGCGGCTGGGATACGTGATCGTCTTTGAGGACTATAGCGAACTACTGAAGGCGCAGCGTGAAGCTGCATGGCGCGAGGTAGCGCGGCGCGTGGCCCATGAAATCAAGAACCCGCTCACGCCGATCGCGCTTTCCGCCGAGCGCATTCGGCGCCATCTGGAGCGCGGGCTGGTTCCAGACCAGGCTTCGTTGAACGTGATCCATGGCTGCGCGGAGACGATCACGGAGGCTGTGCAGACAGTCCGTTCGCTGGTGGATGAGTTCTCATCGCTGGCGCGGTTTCCCGCAGCCCAGCCGCGTCCGGCGGACATCAATGAAATTGTGGAAGGCACGCTGGCAATGTTCAACGGCAGGCTGGACGGGATACGCGTGGAAAAACAGCTCGATGCCAACCTGCCGCTGGCTATGGCCGATCCTGAGGCCATCAAGCGCGCGCTGGCCAACCTGATCGATAACGCCGCTGAAGCCATGCAGGATTCGCGCGTGCGCGAAATCCATATCACCACGTCCTTGCTTGATGGGCGCGACGGGCTGGAGATCGTGATTGCGGATACCGGCCATGGCATCGATCGCGAGGTAAAAGAAAAATTGTTTCTGCCATATTTTTCCACCAAGAAGCGCGGCACCGGACTGGGGCTGGCAATCGTGCGTCGCATCATTGACGATCATCATGGCTCCATTCGCGTGGAAGAAAACAAGCCGGCGGGCGCAAAGTTCCTGGTAGAGCTGCCGCTGGCGGGTGAGATGGCAGCAGGGGAGTCGCAGAGTGCATAGCGTCCTGGTGGTGGATGATGAACGCGATATCCGCGAGTCGCTGCGTGGCGTCCTTGAGGATGAAGGGTACAAGGTGCTGCTGGCGGAAAGCGGCGAAGCCTGCTTAGAGCAATTGAAGAAACGCTCCTGCGAAGTGGTGCTGCTGGATATATGGCTGCCCGGCATTGACGGGTTGGAGACTCTGGAAAAAATCAGGCAACTGGAAGATCCGCCGGAGGTAGTCATCATCTCCGGCCACGGGACGATTGAGACCGCGGTCCGCGCCACCAAGCTGGGCGCGTTCGACTTTCTGGAAAAGCCGCTTTCACTGGATAAGACACTCATTGTTTTGAAGAACGCCGTGGAAGCGCACCGCCTGCGGCTGGAGAATGCGGAGTTCAAAAAACAGTTCCAGGCGAAAAGCGTCATCGTAGGCGAGAGCATTCCCATCAAGGCGCTGCGGCATGAAATTGAAGTAATGGCCCCGACGAACGGGCGTGTGCTGATTTATGGCGAGTCAGGGACAGGCAAAGAACTGGTGGCGCACGCCATCCACGCGCACAGCCTGCGCAAGGACAAACTGTTTGTCGAGGTAAACTGCGCGGCCATCCCGGAAGACTGGATTGAAAGCGAGCTCTTTGGCCATCGCAAGGGCGCGCTGCCCGGCGCAGCCAGCGATAAAGAAGGCAAGTTTGAAAAAGCGAATGAAGGCACGCTGTTTCTGGACGAAGTGGGCGACATGAGCCTGAAGACGCAATCCAAGGTGCTGCGCACGCTCGATGAACAGAAATTTACGCCTGTAGGCGACGACGATCCGGTAAAGGTGGACGTGCGCGTGATCGCCGCGACGAACAAAGACCTGGACGAGGAAATTTCTCGCGGCAATTTTCGTGAAGACCTGTTTTATCGGCTGAATGTAATTCCGTTTTACGTTCCGCCGCTACGCGAGCGGAAAGAAGATATTCCGCTGCTGTCAAAGCATTTTCTCAAAGAGTTCTCCGCCGCTTACAGCCGGCGGTCGCGCGAAATCACCGATGAGGCGATTGAGACCCTCACACGCTATTCCTGGCCGGGAAACGTGCGCGAACTGCGTAATGTAATTGAGCGACTGGTGATTATGAATCCCACGGCGCACAAGATTGAACGCAAGCATCTGCCGCCGCTGATCCATCGGGAAGGCGGTCGCTCTTCTACGGCGGGCTTTTCCACGCTGCACCAGGCCCGTGCTGCATACGAGCGCGATTACATCCTGAAAAAGCTGGACGAGAACCACGGCAACGTGACCCGCGCCGCAGAAGTGCTGGGGCTTGAGCGGAGCCATCTGTATCGCAAGATGAAGACGCTGGGGATAGCGGTGAAGGAGTAATTCTTGCTTGAGAAGTTTTGGCTGACTTGAGATTTCGAGCCACCGTTTTGGTGAGAATTCGCTGAATCTGCATGGCAAGGCGCAGTTTGCCGGGATCTTCCGAACTTCGCCCTCACTTCTTTCGGTGTTCGGCCTGCGCTCCCAGTGACAAAGTTGTAAGTACAGTGGAATCAATACAATTTTTTCTTTGTTATTCCCGCTTTATCCCGCGGCACGCGGGTGGGGTGCTCAAGATGACAGGGCCTGAGCATTACGGCTTCCCCTGTCGCCCGTTCTTAGAAAGAGGCGAGTTTGACGACGGCGGACGTCTTGGGCACCGTCTCAGAACACCTGTCGTCGATCATCAACTCCGCACCTGAACACTGAGGCCTAGTCTCCGTAGGGCGTCTATGCGCCAGCGCCGCCGAAGGTACTCTCCAGCCGACCCCCGCTAGTCTCACCGGAGCAGACATGAAGAAGTTCTGGATCGGAGTTAAGGACACATCCTTCATCTGTGACCGCGGTCACGGCAGCCGCTCTGCGACAGAAGTATCGTAGAACATCTTGCAGAGCTGATACTGGCCTGTCTTCTGCTAACCGGCAAAGGAGGGCCAGTATCGGCCTAATATCACCCCCGATGAAAGAAAAGTGGCTGTTACACCATGGCGACCCAAGGGTTAAAGTTTCCGATACAAAAACGTGTCCCCCAGTTGACCGCAAGTATTCGGGTCGGCGGGGAAGAAGTAATTCATCACATTGCAGATCAATGGCGGAGACTGTGCGACGAGACTGCAAGCGCTCCGTTTCACCGTCCGGAATGGGTCCAGACGTACCTTCGCATTTTTGAGCCAGGTAACCAACTGGTCCTGTTCACGGTTCATTCAGCTAAGGGATTGGTCGCGGTTTTGCCTCTGTTACGCAAACGAAGCTGGTACGCCGGTATCCCGGTGGTCAAAATGGCGGGGGCAGCCAACGTACATTCAGTTCGATTTGAGATCGTACACAAGAAAGGCATTGCGGGTGAAGCTGCTGTGCCGTTGATCTGGCAGCTGTTGAAGTCCATGTCAGGTTGGGACGTTCTTGAGTTGCCGGTGTTTCCGCAACACGGCGCCTGCGAAAAACTCATGGCGCTTGCCGGTCTTGATGGTTTTAACACGGTCACGTTTCTGGCGCAGGACAGCCCGATCTTGCACATGCAACGTGATGGGAATGGCCACCTGACGTGGCTGGCTGACACGAGCCGTCATTTTCGCCATGAACTGCGGCGACTGGAGCGGCTGCTGGAGAAAGAAACAGGCGACAAGACTAAACTGATTTGCCATGATGAGCCTCATGCGGAGACGCTGCACAAGTTTTATGAGATGGAAGCGGCAGGTTGGAAAGGCGCTGAGGGCTCCGCGATCAACTGTGACAAGGCGACGCGGTCATTTTATGATTCCATTGCGCGCGAGGCGACCAGCGGCGGTTACTTTCGGCTGCACGCACTGGAAGTCAACGGAAGAATGACAGCAGGCGCTTTCAGCGTAGTCACCGATGATTGCTTCTTTCCCATGAAGATTACCTATGATGAGTCCTTGCGGCGCGGCGCTCCCGGACTGCTACTGCTAAACGGGATCATGCAGGAATGCGCGGAAAATGGCGTAGGGCAACTCTTTTTTGGCGGCGGTAAGGACTCTTACAAAACTTCATGGACGCCTGAAACGCTGCCCCATTTCAATGGATTTGTGTTTAACACGACTCTTCGCGCACAGATGGCATTTCAAGTGCGAACGAAGTTACTCTCGCCTCTGGGAAAGTATCGGCGGGGGATACTTGAAAAGTGGCGAACAGTGAAGAGCCAGGGCTTTGACCGAAGTGCGGCAGAGTCGACGGACAAGAACCACCCACCGCCAGGCGGGATATCATTATCAAAGCCCGGATCCTTAGACCGTAAGAAGGAGAATACCCATGCAAATGAGCATGATTTGCTGTCCATTTAAGACGTCATTTGGTTTTTATGCCAGCTCTCTGAAGGCTGAAATTGAAAGAAGGACCGGCACAACCATGCAGTGGGTGGCTTCAAACTGCGGCTGCGGAGATCCCATTGAAGTCGGCAGGCAATTCCAGGCGAAGCAGTGCGATTACTTTGATATGCCGATGCCGGTCGAGTTCCGGTCGAAAAAAGCATGGAAGCGCCGCTTGCGGGGAGTCGCCCGCAGTGTAATTACTTATGCGCGCGCTAAAAAGTATGCCGCCTTATCGAAAAATGCCGAGGTGGTGCATTTCCAGCAGATCCTGAATGCTTACGGGTCCAAGGCCGTTTTCCACTGGCTGCATCAGCCTTCCAGTGCAGTCAGGGTAATCACGGTCCATGAACTTGATGGCGATCAACAGGAATTTCCCGAAACCAACACCACTTACAACCTGGCAGACGCCATTATCGTCCATTGCGAAGACATGAAGCAGCAGCTTGTGCGGTTGAAGGTGCAGGAAAACAAAGTCCACGTTGTTCTGCACGGGACCGGACTGCCTGAAGTGCTGCCGGACAGTGAACGGTCAGGAATAGTTTTTTATGGCGGGCACAAGTTGATGTCCGGCAAAGGCGTTGAAACGGTTTTCAAGGCAATGGCCATCATCAAGGCCCGCATGGGCGAGGCCACGCCAACGCTAAAAATTCATGGACACTACGGCCCGGTCACGCCAAAAGAAGGCGCTCAACTGGCGCTC
Encoded proteins:
- a CDS encoding aldehyde dehydrogenase family protein produces the protein MAAKIFKNFIGGEWVESRSGQTYENLNPADTRDVIGVFQRSDKRDVDDAVSAAKQAFERWRLVPAPKRAEIIYRAGEILLERKEEYARLMTREMGKVLKETRGDVQEAVDTAYYMAGEGRRQFGVTVPSELPNKFAMAVRMPLGVCGMIAPWNFPMAIPSWKLLPALVCGNTCVIKPAEDTPLSTLNLLKALTDAGLPKGVVNVVTGFGPEVGAPIAEHASVQAISFTGSSEVGRIVGETAARSFKPCSLEMGGKNAIIILDDANLDLALEGVLWGAFGTTGQRCTAASRVIVQKGVYRQFADRLIYRAQRLKVGNGQDESVEMGPQINEQQVATTEKYVQIGKNEGAKLEAGGKALNTTDHAYGWFFEPTIFTDVNEKMRVAQEEIFGPVLSLIPVDNFDKAIEIANGVPYGLSSSVYTRDVNKAFRAMRDIYAGITYVNAPTIGAEVHLPFGGTKATGNGHREGGLGAIDFYTQWKSCYIDFSDRLQRAQIDTGE
- a CDS encoding type II toxin-antitoxin system HigB family toxin, with the translated sequence MRVIARRTLNDFSESLRASKDYKAVKTALDAWFHETQAANWNSPAEVKKSYGNASIAGKDRVVFNIKGNDYRLVTAIDYQRKVVFIKWLGTHKEYDRIDVRTVQYAHKTDQK
- a CDS encoding HAMP domain-containing protein, whose product is MPDQKPDKSNRSLPLTQRRALLIPLALGIVLLFGVVFSQQAFNLKQLRPDSAGQTLGLVALSALVFLLLVVLTFVLFRNLLKLYAERRLGVLGSRFRTRMMVGALVLSFAPAIVMFMFSYGLMNRSIDKWFSSPVNALHQGSGRVAALLTASTGDSARHTAMDIAESPEIQRAFETANYSGVLHEFRRHQNTLQNGFAMAIRDDTAVASWNLPRPWPALRQSLPDLKSLQQSPEKWVYQNAEYLVAMAPAGKSGTILIGLPLPKDFSPTLEQINQDQHDYETLGHEAKRIRGLYMLLLTMLTVLVLFVATWSSLFVAKLVTRPVEALAVATREISLGHLGHRVEVSAADELGELVSSFNNMAGELESSRTKIDESARALTETNTELEQRRRHIETILESIPTGVLSLDPQRRVTHSNVAFGRMFWPNGGAPVIGSTLRQVFDDETASDLEHLLRRADRMSVTAAQFEIPLDKDKLNVSVTVSSVQHGKQRLGYVIVFEDYSELLKAQREAAWREVARRVAHEIKNPLTPIALSAERIRRHLERGLVPDQASLNVIHGCAETITEAVQTVRSLVDEFSSLARFPAAQPRPADINEIVEGTLAMFNGRLDGIRVEKQLDANLPLAMADPEAIKRALANLIDNAAEAMQDSRVREIHITTSLLDGRDGLEIVIADTGHGIDREVKEKLFLPYFSTKKRGTGLGLAIVRRIIDDHHGSIRVEENKPAGAKFLVELPLAGEMAAGESQSA
- a CDS encoding sigma-54 dependent transcriptional regulator; protein product: MHSVLVVDDERDIRESLRGVLEDEGYKVLLAESGEACLEQLKKRSCEVVLLDIWLPGIDGLETLEKIRQLEDPPEVVIISGHGTIETAVRATKLGAFDFLEKPLSLDKTLIVLKNAVEAHRLRLENAEFKKQFQAKSVIVGESIPIKALRHEIEVMAPTNGRVLIYGESGTGKELVAHAIHAHSLRKDKLFVEVNCAAIPEDWIESELFGHRKGALPGAASDKEGKFEKANEGTLFLDEVGDMSLKTQSKVLRTLDEQKFTPVGDDDPVKVDVRVIAATNKDLDEEISRGNFREDLFYRLNVIPFYVPPLRERKEDIPLLSKHFLKEFSAAYSRRSREITDEAIETLTRYSWPGNVRELRNVIERLVIMNPTAHKIERKHLPPLIHREGGRSSTAGFSTLHQARAAYERDYILKKLDENHGNVTRAAEVLGLERSHLYRKMKTLGIAVKE
- a CDS encoding GNAT family N-acetyltransferase gives rise to the protein MATQGLKFPIQKRVPQLTASIRVGGEEVIHHIADQWRRLCDETASAPFHRPEWVQTYLRIFEPGNQLVLFTVHSAKGLVAVLPLLRKRSWYAGIPVVKMAGAANVHSVRFEIVHKKGIAGEAAVPLIWQLLKSMSGWDVLELPVFPQHGACEKLMALAGLDGFNTVTFLAQDSPILHMQRDGNGHLTWLADTSRHFRHELRRLERLLEKETGDKTKLICHDEPHAETLHKFYEMEAAGWKGAEGSAINCDKATRSFYDSIAREATSGGYFRLHALEVNGRMTAGAFSVVTDDCFFPMKITYDESLRRGAPGLLLLNGIMQECAENGVGQLFFGGGKDSYKTSWTPETLPHFNGFVFNTTLRAQMAFQVRTKLLSPLGKYRRGILEKWRTVKSQGFDRSAAESTDKNHPPPGGISLSKPGSLDRKKENTHANEHDLLSI
- a CDS encoding glycosyltransferase family 4 protein codes for the protein MSMICCPFKTSFGFYASSLKAEIERRTGTTMQWVASNCGCGDPIEVGRQFQAKQCDYFDMPMPVEFRSKKAWKRRLRGVARSVITYARAKKYAALSKNAEVVHFQQILNAYGSKAVFHWLHQPSSAVRVITVHELDGDQQEFPETNTTYNLADAIIVHCEDMKQQLVRLKVQENKVHVVLHGTGLPEVLPDSERSGIVFYGGHKLMSGKGVETVFKAMAIIKARMGEATPTLKIHGHYGPVTPKEGAQLALDNGVDDKVVWLNQISEEDMVRLYQTSRVCLLPYTGSFAGLPASLAAACKLPVVCTRKAGLPDHLGDSGVWVEENNPEQLAERIIELLTNDELRQQVGAKLLKRAKESLSWDVIAEKTVEIYEQSTAKKALAKAS